The nucleotide window GTCACAAATGCTTTTGAACATTGTTTAGAATAGGGACACAACATCATTAGCCAGTAAATGCAACATTGCAAACACAGAACATACTATGTTTGCAACTGTGTTCCCAAATATCATGTTCCCACATCTTCAATGACAGAGGAAAGGAGACTAGGCTGCATGAAAGCGTTCCTAAATTAAACTCAAGCGACGTTGagactgaaataaaataaaaacacagtCACTCTGACTGGCAGAAACCACTTAGATGCCTTgagtattatacagtacagttTTTGGTGGTGCCAGTTTGTTCTGTTTTGTGTTACATAACTTCATAACACAGGAAGCTGTTTTATCTAGCACTCTGGGAAAATTGCATGACCAATCCCGGGACCCCGTCTTCTGCGATACAGAGAGTAAAAAGTTAAAAACCCTTAACCTGATCCAGTCACAATAGGATGTGACAGAGTTTTGAGGCAAGGGGTTTTCTCACTGAGTGCTCTCTGAAAAGCCATTACTGTACATGGCTGGGAGGGCTGCCCTCTTCACACTGaagcagagggagggagtgtgtgtgtaaagatATAGAAGTGAAGAAATACAATGAATAGGGTAGACACTGCCATTCGGTAggcttacaacaacaacaaaaacacacagaCTGGCAGATGTACAGTCTTGTAGCTAGGTGAAATTCAGAAATAACTCACAATGGTTCAGTCTATAAACTGAAGAAAGAGTGGGTGCAGGCAAGATCTCAACTTTTTGCCAGTTGAAAAGATGGCAGCCCAAGTTGCCTTAGTTGAATGGGTGTGATTTAACCATACTAACTGTTTAAGTGTTCAATGTCCTTTTTCAACTCATCATCAGAGTAGTGGGACACATGCCCTTTATATCAGATACAGAATCATGTCCACTCATCATTCAATTTCTATTATCTACGCATGGAATAGTATCAGCTTTGGTAATCTCAACAAAAGTTATCTTGTTCAGTCTTCAATACCACCAATGTATTAGCTATTTAAagttgcaatatgtaactttttgggcgacctgaccaaattcacatagaaaagtgtgttatagatatgtcattctcattgaaagcaagtctaagaagcggcagatctgttctatgtgctcctgttcttaagttttgttttgtcttactttcggttttgcacactagcttcaaacagctgaaaatacaatattgttGGTTATGgagaatatatttcacagcggtttagatgttacagtgattctctacactatacttgcttgttttgtcatatATACTGAAATTaagcgaactattagaatttttgtgATTTTTGTGATTTCTGCACAGTGCATCTTTAATGGAGTGCTGGATCAATTCATTTTATGGGACCTATACAAGACAAAAACCTTTTCAAAGGGGTTCTGGATTCTGATCCTTTTCAATCAAGAATCTGTTATAGAATAAATAGTTTATGAACGAAGTGCATTTAAGGACTTGCTATGGGTCCCATCTATTTTTCTAAATAATAATAAGATGGCCAAGCAGGAAATTAATGCAAGGCAGACCTGTGCGTGACTTTTTGTGTTTTCCCCTTAGAGCtgaaataaatgtgtttttttacGCTGAAGCAAATGTTTCACTGAAATGGTGAATATCCCTTGGATGGGAAATGTCTCCAAGTCTCCTCTAAAATCTTTGGGTTGggagaaagatatatatatttagatACTCTGATTGACTTTCCCAAGTGGTTCAATGGCTATATATTTCCCATGGTGCCTGGTGTCTTGTTCAACTGAAGCTGGTCGCAGACGAGGAAGAAGGAAGATGCTGACCTCCGCCCAACAAGGCAGCCTCTAGGATCTGTAGTCCTTTTTACTATAGGGCTTGTTGCCTAGGATACTATCCATCTCGTGCACGATGGAGGACGACAACTTTGGAAGAACctgtgagagaaggagagtgacaTAATGAACACAATGTCCCCATTGGAATTCAAATTCAATGCCACGACACATGTCATCAAATCCATGTCAACAACAGTAAACAAATACAAGCAAACAGACTATCACCCCAAAGGGAAATATTTCCCAATAAGGTAAAACTTTTTAATTGTGCCacaatgtaaaaaacaaaacaacaacaaaatgttctGGAAATTAAGCAGATGTCGcagatgtacagtgcctttggaaagtattcagaccctttgactttttccacattttgttacgttacagccttattctaaaatagatttttttttaaatgtgcctcatcaatctacacacaataacctataacggcaaagcaaaaacagcttctTTTTTATGTGCTAATTTATAATAAAAATATAACatataagtgttcagaccctttactcagtactttgttgaagcacctttcgaGACTTCTttggtataacgctacaagcttggcacgcctgttTTTGCAGAGTTttcccattcatctctgcagatcctatctagctctgtcaggttgaatggggagacGTGCTGCACAGCTAGTTTCAgacctctccagagatgttagattgggctcaagtccgggctctggctgggccactcaaggacattcagagacttgtcctgaagccactcctgcgttgtcttggctgtgtgcttagggtcgttgtcctgttggaaggtgaaccttcgccccagtctgaggtcctgagcactctggagcaggttttcatcaaggatctctctgtactttgctctgttcatctttgcctcgatcctgactagtcttccagtccctgcagctgaaaaacatccccacagcatgatgctggcaccaccatgcttcaccgtagggatggttccaggtttcctccaaatgtgacacttagcattcaggccaaagaatcttgtttctcatagtctgagagactttaggtgccttttggcaaactccaagcggggtgtcatgtgccttttactgagaagtggcttctatctggccactctaccataaaggcatgattggtggagtgctgcagagatagttgtccttctggaaggttctcccatctccacagaggaaatctagagctctgtatgagtgaccatcaggttcttggtcatctccctgaccaaggcccttctcccccgatttctcagtttggctgggcagccagctccagGATTAATCTTAAacattttccatttaagaatgatgaatgtgttcttggggaccttcaatgctgccgaaatgttttggtaccctttcccagatctgtgccttgacataatcctgtctctgagctctacggacaatcccttcgacctcatggcttggtttttgctctgacatgcactgtcaactgtgggactttatgtagacaggtgtgtgcctttccaaatcatgtccaatcaattgaatgtaccataGGTGGattccaataaagttgtagaaacatctcaaggatgatcaatggaaacaggatgcacctgagctcaatttcaagtctcatagcaaaggggctgaatacttgtgtaaattagctatttcagtttttcaattttaatacatttgctaacatttcaaaaaaaTGGTTTtctcattacggggtattgtgtgtttaaAAAGaaataagactgtaatgtaacaaaatgtggaacagttgaaggggtctgaattctttccgaaggtACTGTATTTACCACTTAGAGGCAGTGCTCGTTTAGAAGGTCATTCTcagtgtgtggagagagagagagagcatgtgtaTGTGGTATGTGAGCAAGTATCCATAAGTATGTGTGAATGTGAGTTCTTGCACACCTGGGTTCAcacccattgtgtgtgtgtgtgtgtgtgtgtgtgtgtgtgtgtgtgtgtgtgtgtgtgtgtgtgtgtgtgtgtgtgtgtgtgtgtgtgtgtgtgtgtgtgtgtgtgtgtaagagagagagggagatcatgTGTATGTGGTATGTGAGCAAGCATGCATAAGTACAGTATGTGTGAATGTGAGtacttgtgtgaatgtgtgtgtgtggagtattcACTTCTGACCTGTATTGCTGCTAGATTCTCCATCAGTTGTTCTGTGCTGGAGGCCCCCAGTAGCACAGAGCTCACCCCTTCATTCCTCAGGCACCATGCTGAGGAAGGGAACAACCACACAGGTAAATTAACAATGTGTGTGTGGAGCACAAAGCACAGTGAAGGagtgaagaaacacacacacgtccaGTGCAACTAAGTGACTTCAGGTGAGCACAAAGACTCATTCTCAGACACTGTGACGTTAAGCTGAACCAACACATCGAAGATTTGACTACCAGGGACTTGACCAACCTCCCACTTGAggtcctactagacagacagactatgGACGACGGTTAGCTCATTTGCTAACTCTGGTAATTTGACATTGTTGTGAACACTGTTAGATAGATTGCATAAGTCAGACTGACTGACGGACAGACTGCTTTACTGACTGACTAACACGTTGGAGCTcaaaagacacagacagacggatggctggacaggacagacagacagacagagagaaaaagagagagcggcAGGTGTGTGTTACCGATGGCGAGCTGGGGCAGGGTGCAGCCCAGTCGCTCGGCAATGGCCTGCAGCTCTTTCAGCTTCGCCTGCTGACGGCGCCCCTCCTCACTCAGGATCTTGTCCTTCATCCACTGGTAGCCCTGTCAcagcgcgcgcgcacacacacacacacacacacacacacacacacacacacacacacacacacacacacacacacacacacacacacacacacacacacacacacacacacacacacacacacacacacacacacacacacacacacacacacacacacacacacacacacactcttgctcAGGACTACTGTATCCAGAAACCTCTGGTGTGCAGAGATGCCTTTCTGTGAATGGCTGAAAGTTATACATTTATCATACATAACGCATCCAGTGTGTGTGGATCTCTCACCAGTGGCAGAGCAGATGTCTGCTATGTGAGTGAACTACACAGAGACTGTAACTGACTGCCTCTGGTTATTGCACACACACAGCTACCCTCTGTCTTAGACCTTGGTTCTGTGCTTCCACATTTGTGTGCTTGAGTGGACTTAAATAGCCTGTTTCCACCAGTGGAGTGTATGACATAGGAAATCAATGGCATAGATCCCTTCATTGGAGGATTATTAAGCCAAAGATATCagtgaacaggaggaggagagctgTAGACAGCATGGTACATCACACATACTGTAGAAagagcacagtgtgtgtgtgtgtgtgtgtgtgtgtgtgtgtgtgtgtgtgtgtgtgtgtgtgtgtgtgtaggtgtgtagaaTCTCCAAAGAATGTTCAACTGAAGCTGGCTGACAAAGATATACACTGAATGGCTTTCCTGACACTCAAAAGTCCCCAATCCTCAATTGACACGCATTAGTTCAGAGGAACGTCCTACAACAATGTACTATCAGGATAGACTGTTGTTAGCAGAAAGGAAGGTGGCAGAGTGGCAGGACAAGAAAACAACACCAACTACAACCACAAGCAAAGGGGTGTGACAGATGTGGGCTGGAGAGGATAAGGCATCAGTCACTCGTCAAACGTCAAAGGTTACCTTTAGTGAGGCCCGTGAGTACGGGGGTACCCCACTATCGTACTTCCCTGAGATGATTCCGCACGCCAGCGGAGACCACGTCATGGCACCCACACCTGCACAGAGACATCGGGATCATATTCATTattgcacactgtagcaaaacgttttgcaacggaaaccgaaaacaagcgtttcttattggacaagttcagttcagtttcagtccgttttcttccatttggtgcctaatgaatacccAGCTTTCCCGCTATTATGACTTCCATGCCTTGGTCTTTATGTGCCTTGACAAGCTACTTGGACTGAGAGCAACTCCTAAGAGTGATTCATTCAAAATACAAATACTGTATATTAGCTACATTACAATTATCACAACTTTTGGCTAGCATTAGCCACATTACCAAACATGAATAGCAGCACATGGAGTATGTTTGTGGCAAAAATGGCAGACCTCAGCTCTTTCAGGATCTACCCTTATTAAACGCTGGAACtatagagatggaaagagggcaCACATATTTTATCGTTGTAGTAAGTGCATCCTCTATCCACCTTTATGGGTCAAACCGAAGGGAGGCAGACGGTTGCTGTGTAACTTACCTATTTTGTGGAAGAGCTCGGGAAGCTGCACCTCCACCTTCTCCCTCTGGAACATGTGGTACTCAGCCTGCTCACATATAGGGGGTATCAGGTTGAACTGCCTGGCCACTGAGTACGCCTCCTATAGGACAGACAACGAACAGCAGCAAACAGACTCAGGGACGAACAATGTAATATCGTAACAATACAGTGATGGGAATAAGTCATTGATTATTTTGTGTAATCCATGGTTTAATCGTGTTTCAACCGTTTTCCAACTCACCATGATCTCCATGGAGCTCCAGCGCGACGTTCCCCAGTACATGGCCATCCCCTGGTTGATCACATGGGTCATTGCCCGCACCGTCTCTGCCAATCAAAAGACACCATTCACCCATTGGCCCCGACATTGGAGAAGAGGAGTGGTGGGAACAGGTGAGattaagagagagggtggaaaggTATTGAGGAGAGGGATATACGAGAattgaaagagaaagaggagatagAAGGAAAGTCCACATAGAATTTTGGACAAAGGGTAAAAGCACAAAGGAGCTACCTGGTTAATGTATACATCAGTTTAAATAATGAGCAGTAAAACATATGGGGAGAAAAGGATACTAATTAATTCCTTTTTGGAGCCAATTGACACAttgattttcttttttttggcttttgttttgatttgacacacaaagGTATTTATGCGTTAAGGTTTTACAGTCACAAATAGGCAGTCAAATACCAATTTTATTTGGGCAAAACAACACTATTTATGCCAGAGTCAAAACAGCAGTAGGGTCATTCCAAAACCCAGAGTTTTCTTCAAAGCTTTTCATGCTACTTTTATTTAAGAAACATGACATTTTAAAAACAGGCTGTTTTAAAAGCATGTTTTAAAGAGAACAGCTCTGTGAAAAAAAATACTGTAAATCGTATAATCTGGCAGCACAATTTAATTTTAAACATGTCATGCTGTCAGATTATAATGAGATTTTCAGTATTTTATGTTTCCCCTATTACTATGTAATtacagttataactgtagtaACAACATAGGTGTTACACTGTAACTATATGTATTAAGGTTGTAGCGCTATCAGTTATTACACAATTGGAACAAGGAATGTATAATTACACATCCAATTGCTGAAGATTCTGTTATATGTTATTACACATTTTCTTGTTCCACTATGTAACTAATGTTTTATAATTACACGTTAGAAAGACAACTGTGAATGACTTAATAACTCGACCCACTACAAGGTGCCACTACCATTgagcttcattcacctcagtcaagaGGATTTTTTTCATTCTACAAACACATTTCATACAAGCACTAGCTCAGCCCCGGGATTAAACTCTAGTTTAGTTTCATGTCAAGTCAAACAGCAGttatgtaacggctgtcaatgtcgttctcctcctcagacgaggaggagcatggatcggaccaagatgcggagtaggaggtattcatgattttaatggcaaaccaacaaacactacaaatttaacaaaacaacaaacgtgactaacctgcaacagtcctgtgtggcccaaacgctgacacaggaaacaaacacccacaaaacaccagtgaaaccctggctgccttagtatgactctcaatcagagacaaacgat belongs to Salvelinus alpinus chromosome 28, SLU_Salpinus.1, whole genome shotgun sequence and includes:
- the LOC139557130 gene encoding voltage-gated potassium channel subunit beta-2-like isoform X4; protein product: MYPESNQDSPARLSHKQHASPGMIYSARYGSHGSPSKRQLQYYRNLGKSGLRVSCLGLGTWVTFGGQITDEMAEEIMTLAYENGINLFDTAEVYAAGKAEVVLGNIIKKKGWRRSTLVITTKIFWGGKAETERGLSRKHIIEGLRASLDRLQLEYVDVVFANRPDPNTPMEETVRAMTHVINQGMAMYWGTSRWSSMEIMEAYSVARQFNLIPPICEQAEYHMFQREKVEVQLPELFHKIGVGAMTWSPLACGIISGKYDSGVPPYSRASLKGYQWMKDKILSEEGRRQQAKLKELQAIAERLGCTLPQLAIAWCLRNEGVSSVLLGASSTEQLMENLAAIQVLPKLSSSIVHEMDSILGNKPYSKKDYRS
- the LOC139557130 gene encoding voltage-gated potassium channel subunit beta-2-like isoform X2 encodes the protein MQVSLVCSDNHRGGGVTRTTEERLNQRNSNSPSLGTKNKFRAVAMVARSLGQLSVNIPSSSDQSIRTGMKYRNLGKSGLRVSCLGLGTWVTFGGQITDEMAEEIMTLAYENGINLFDTAEVYAAGKAEVVLGNIIKKKGWRRSTLVITTKIFWGGKAETERGLSRKHIIEGLRASLDRLQLEYVDVVFANRPDPNTPMEETVRAMTHVINQGMAMYWGTSRWSSMEIMEAYSVARQFNLIPPICEQAEYHMFQREKVEVQLPELFHKIGVGAMTWSPLACGIISGKYDSGVPPYSRASLKGYQWMKDKILSEEGRRQQAKLKELQAIAERLGCTLPQLAIAWCLRNEGVSSVLLGASSTEQLMENLAAIQVLPKLSSSIVHEMDSILGNKPYSKKDYRS
- the LOC139557130 gene encoding voltage-gated potassium channel subunit beta-2-like isoform X3 produces the protein MYPESNQDSPARLSHKQHASPGMIYSARYGSHGSPSKRQLQYYRNLGKSGLRVSCLGLGTWVTFGGQITDEMAEEIMTLAYENGINLFDTAEVYAAGKAEVVLGNIIKKKGWRRSTLVITTKIFWGGKAETERGLSRKHIIEGLRASLDRLQLEYVDVVFANRPDPNTPMEGDPFHTSKSKTFIIEETVRAMTHVINQGMAMYWGTSRWSSMEIMEAYSVARQFNLIPPICEQAEYHMFQREKVEVQLPELFHKIGVGAMTWSPLACGIISGKYDSGVPPYSRASLKGYQWMKDKILSEEGRRQQAKLKELQAIAERLGCTLPQLAIAWCLRNEGVSSVLLGASSTEQLMENLAAIQVLPKLSSSIVHEMDSILGNKPYSKKDYRS